Proteins from a genomic interval of Myxococcales bacterium:
- a CDS encoding transglycosylase domain-containing protein, which translates to MLAADKAPGDEGLAWRFEGQVQEISLHHPDLDRQSWRDVRLEAASQGRFFPRQSRWQIDAGRFGFPGLPVAVMGFVQGGEAPSGSLSFQVSDWPCSDLVGHAPGSLRGALWGLALEGRLAAAMDVTFDAADWEKLALDVRFPSLCHVTRDPEPLAADLSPLQTGAAPVSTRSDLPLSPRQPGFTPLQSIPPHVRAAFLTAEDAGFFLHHGFEPEHMRRALVHNLERGRLARGASTITQQVAKNLFLSHERTLARKLAEAVLTWRLDALVPKPRMLELYLNLVELGPGIHGVGEAARVYFGKAPEALTPLEAAHLASLPPNPRGFARRFRDGSVDEGWLARLYDLVGIMGRRGHLSPADVAAARGAKLQLRKI; encoded by the coding sequence ATGCTCGCTGCAGACAAGGCCCCTGGTGACGAGGGCCTCGCGTGGCGCTTCGAGGGCCAGGTGCAGGAGATCTCCCTCCATCACCCCGATCTCGACCGGCAGAGCTGGCGGGATGTGCGGCTCGAGGCAGCTTCCCAGGGGCGCTTCTTCCCTCGCCAGAGCCGCTGGCAGATCGACGCGGGGCGCTTCGGGTTCCCCGGCCTTCCCGTCGCCGTGATGGGGTTCGTACAAGGGGGCGAGGCCCCGAGCGGAAGTCTCTCCTTCCAAGTCAGCGACTGGCCTTGCAGCGACCTGGTGGGCCATGCCCCTGGCTCGCTGCGCGGGGCCCTGTGGGGGCTTGCCCTCGAGGGGCGGCTGGCGGCGGCCATGGATGTGACCTTCGACGCCGCCGATTGGGAAAAACTTGCCCTGGACGTGCGCTTTCCTTCGCTGTGCCACGTAACCCGAGACCCAGAACCGCTCGCTGCGGATCTCTCCCCGCTCCAGACAGGCGCGGCGCCCGTTTCCACGCGCAGCGACCTCCCCTTGTCACCCCGACAGCCCGGCTTCACGCCTCTGCAAAGCATCCCCCCCCACGTGCGCGCCGCGTTCCTGACAGCGGAGGACGCAGGCTTTTTCTTGCATCATGGCTTCGAGCCCGAACACATGAGGCGGGCTCTGGTTCACAACCTCGAACGGGGGCGCCTGGCCCGCGGGGCGAGCACCATCACCCAGCAGGTGGCCAAGAATCTGTTCCTCTCGCACGAAAGAACCCTGGCCCGGAAGCTGGCCGAAGCGGTCCTGACCTGGCGGCTCGATGCCCTCGTTCCCAAGCCCCGGATGCTCGAGCTTTACTTGAACCTTGTCGAGCTAGGGCCCGGGATCCACGGGGTTGGAGAGGCGGCGCGGGTCTACTTTGGCAAGGCACCGGAGGCGCTCACGCCCCTCGAGGCGGCACACCTCGCTTCGCTGCCGCCGAATCCCCGCGGCTTTGCGCGACGTTTCCGCGACGGCTCGGTCGACGAGGGCTGGCTGGCACGGCTTTACGACCTGGTTGGCATCATGGGTCGCCGGGGGCATCTCTCCCCTGCCGACGTCGCGGCAGCCCGGGGCGCGAAGCTACAGTTGCGAAAGATTTGA
- a CDS encoding HEAT repeat domain-containing protein, with protein sequence MPFAQARGPVRLTWAQGACVLGLVALGACKPKSETQPGSEPHFATPILGDVLVKRLGPADEQLAGVAFDDRAMSGQARERLEASRIFAPRPSEAAGGGSSRSANPEATVLAAYAVENVWAEGKGLARALVRLKVAVKPSRLADPYWAEDVEAQGEIPYDTAPESAPPARAFTTLVSRMMTEMLDEYIARQQLRRAEDSVLLAALKERQSAHLEDALRIAGRRKLQAAVPALLELLNDEREPVRDAALGALLEMRERRAVKVLTTSRSMHDTREMRKILNAIAVLGGNEAVSYLNFVADAHEDPELRAYAREALGKLTPRPEN encoded by the coding sequence ATGCCGTTCGCGCAAGCCCGGGGGCCGGTCCGACTGACATGGGCCCAGGGCGCGTGCGTTTTGGGACTCGTGGCGCTTGGGGCTTGCAAGCCGAAGAGCGAGACGCAGCCAGGGAGCGAGCCTCACTTCGCCACGCCGATCCTCGGCGACGTGCTCGTCAAGCGGCTGGGCCCCGCCGATGAACAGCTGGCAGGGGTGGCGTTCGATGACCGCGCGATGTCAGGGCAAGCGCGTGAACGACTGGAGGCGTCCCGGATCTTTGCGCCCAGACCTTCTGAAGCGGCGGGCGGGGGATCCAGCCGCTCGGCGAACCCCGAGGCCACGGTGTTGGCGGCATACGCCGTCGAGAACGTTTGGGCGGAGGGCAAGGGCCTTGCCCGCGCTCTGGTTCGTCTCAAGGTGGCGGTCAAACCCAGCCGCCTCGCGGATCCGTATTGGGCCGAGGACGTCGAGGCCCAGGGCGAGATCCCCTACGACACTGCGCCCGAAAGCGCCCCACCAGCCCGCGCTTTCACCACGCTCGTGTCTCGCATGATGACGGAGATGTTGGATGAATACATCGCCCGGCAGCAGCTGCGCAGGGCGGAGGACTCGGTCCTTTTGGCAGCTCTGAAGGAGCGACAGAGCGCCCATCTCGAAGACGCTCTACGCATCGCAGGAAGGCGCAAGCTCCAGGCCGCCGTGCCCGCCCTTTTGGAGCTGCTCAACGACGAGCGTGAACCCGTGCGCGATGCCGCCCTCGGCGCTTTGCTCGAGATGCGCGAGCGAAGGGCCGTCAAGGTTCTCACTACCAGCCGCTCGATGCACGACACGCGTGAAATGCGGAAGATCCTGAACGCGATCGCCGTTCTCGGCGGCAACGAGGCGGTTTCGTACCTGAACTTCGTTGCGGATGCTCACGAAGATCCGGAGCTGCGCGCCTACGCTCGGGAAGCCCTCGGCAAGCTCACCCCTCGTCCTGAAAACTAA
- a CDS encoding D-alanine--D-alanine ligase, with protein sequence MQGKQRIGIFLSGRPGQRELGLRQGEAISAALARLGHEGVPVFLDQELDLSVRQARISSAFLALQGRLGDDGCLQGFLEILGIPYTGCGVTAAAVASHRIKTKEVLRLHNLPTAAGYVFDGNSGENIVDTHGQFGFPVALRPVHGRLPFAENVAFDELELETALDEVVRVDDLALVERHLVGRTLEVGVLDGEPLGALELVRSGLAEGPAGVGLTGASVPCRLPAERLRSVLRLATQAYEALGCTGAALVHIQVSERGNEILREVDAMPVMTQASPLPRLAKLAGIGFAELVGRLLRGAALRAQGTRENRRQHQVSFGGPERRTGPLVTAH encoded by the coding sequence ATGCAGGGCAAGCAACGGATCGGAATCTTCTTGAGCGGGCGGCCAGGGCAGCGCGAGTTGGGGTTGCGACAGGGCGAGGCGATCTCGGCAGCTCTCGCCCGCTTGGGCCACGAGGGCGTGCCCGTGTTCCTCGACCAAGAGCTCGACCTCTCCGTGCGCCAGGCACGAATTTCCTCTGCGTTCTTGGCCTTGCAGGGTCGCCTGGGCGACGACGGGTGTCTTCAGGGCTTCCTCGAGATCCTGGGAATTCCCTACACTGGCTGCGGTGTAACCGCTGCGGCGGTAGCCTCGCACCGGATCAAGACCAAGGAGGTTCTTCGCCTCCACAACTTGCCGACCGCCGCGGGATACGTCTTTGACGGAAACAGTGGTGAGAACATCGTGGACACACACGGCCAGTTTGGTTTCCCGGTCGCCCTGCGCCCCGTCCACGGGAGGCTGCCCTTTGCCGAGAACGTCGCCTTCGACGAGCTCGAGCTCGAGACGGCCCTCGACGAGGTGGTGCGCGTCGATGACCTGGCTCTGGTGGAACGGCACCTCGTGGGTCGGACCCTGGAGGTAGGCGTCCTCGACGGTGAGCCGCTGGGCGCACTCGAGCTCGTGCGCTCCGGGCTGGCCGAAGGCCCGGCGGGCGTGGGTCTGACCGGTGCGTCCGTACCCTGCCGGCTTCCGGCCGAGCGCCTTCGCTCGGTGTTGCGCTTGGCCACGCAGGCCTACGAAGCGCTGGGTTGCACCGGCGCGGCCCTGGTGCACATCCAGGTCTCCGAGCGCGGCAACGAGATCCTCCGCGAGGTCGACGCGATGCCCGTGATGACACAAGCGAGTCCCCTGCCCCGCTTGGCGAAGCTGGCCGGTATCGGCTTCGCCGAATTGGTGGGCCGGCTGCTTCGGGGTGCGGCTCTTCGGGCGCAAGGCACGCGTGAAAACCGCAGACAGCACCAGGTGAGCTTTGGCGGCCCGGAGCGACGGACTGGTCCCCTCGTGACGGCCCACTAG
- a CDS encoding D-alanine--D-alanine ligase gives MGHTLEGRIVVAFNRDFEEAKGDPENRAREDVVGTARDVASALAAAGFEVETLGVTDDVGAAVDEIASLAPDAVFNLCESFGGEGRFEAVFPLLLDLSQLAFTGSTAPTLMLAVHKDRTKQILQACGVCTPASLRVDGPSVPSTFEMPGPMIVKPSREDASVGISNDSVVATRAALERQVAYVWERYRQPVLVEQYIDGREIYVAKLDGGREEASCILPLFEVDFGGLAAHHPRVVTFEAKWREESAAYHGTPTRPAELPAAVVARIEAVGRAAFAALDVRDYGRVDVRLADDGTPYVIDVNPNCDLSSVAGFAKAALEGGRSYEALIQHIARLALARKHADTIPLAPRSRRPRDAAVGPTRQPVSRRRGGVRAGSSRGGPGAT, from the coding sequence GTGGGCCATACACTCGAGGGACGTATCGTCGTTGCCTTCAACCGTGACTTCGAGGAGGCCAAGGGCGACCCTGAAAACCGCGCCCGCGAGGATGTGGTCGGCACGGCCCGTGACGTGGCATCGGCCCTCGCGGCAGCAGGCTTCGAGGTCGAGACCCTGGGCGTGACGGATGACGTGGGAGCAGCCGTCGACGAGATAGCGTCCTTGGCGCCCGATGCGGTCTTCAACCTCTGCGAGTCGTTTGGCGGCGAGGGCCGCTTCGAAGCGGTTTTTCCCCTGCTCCTGGACCTTTCTCAGCTTGCCTTTACGGGCTCGACGGCACCCACGTTGATGCTGGCGGTCCACAAAGACCGCACCAAGCAGATCCTCCAAGCCTGCGGCGTGTGTACGCCTGCAAGCCTTCGCGTGGACGGACCGTCCGTGCCCTCCACCTTCGAGATGCCCGGTCCGATGATCGTGAAGCCCTCGCGCGAGGACGCGTCGGTGGGGATCAGCAACGACTCGGTCGTGGCGACGCGCGCAGCGCTCGAAAGGCAGGTGGCCTACGTCTGGGAACGCTACCGTCAGCCCGTGCTGGTCGAACAGTACATCGACGGCCGCGAAATCTACGTGGCCAAGCTGGACGGCGGGCGCGAAGAGGCCTCCTGCATCTTGCCGCTCTTCGAGGTGGACTTCGGCGGACTCGCCGCCCATCACCCGCGGGTGGTCACCTTCGAGGCGAAGTGGCGTGAAGAGTCGGCTGCGTACCATGGAACGCCTACCCGTCCCGCGGAGCTGCCGGCCGCGGTCGTGGCGCGGATCGAGGCGGTGGGCCGGGCTGCCTTCGCCGCCCTCGACGTGCGGGATTACGGCCGCGTCGACGTCAGGTTGGCGGACGATGGCACTCCTTACGTCATCGATGTAAACCCAAACTGTGACCTATCGTCCGTTGCGGGCTTCGCCAAGGCAGCCCTCGAGGGGGGAAGGTCCTACGAAGCTCTCATCCAACACATCGCGCGGCTTGCCCTCGCACGGAAACATGCAGACACGATCCCCCTTGCCCCACGATCGAGACGCCCTCGCGACGCTGCTGTCGGACCCACCCGACAACCCGTTTCGCGACGAAGAGGTGGCGTGCGCGCTGGATCTTCTCGCGGCGGTCCTGGAGCCACCTGA
- a CDS encoding GNAT family N-acetyltransferase, whose amino-acid sequence MACALDLLAAVLEPPEGNTYEALVGVDETDAPLSYACFGRIPMTDATYDLYWMVTKRQRRGEGLGAKLLAALEAMLGARGARTVRIETSSLEGAGGARRFYERNGYRVVGVIPDFYRPGDDLVTLTKRLER is encoded by the coding sequence GTGGCGTGCGCGCTGGATCTTCTCGCGGCGGTCCTGGAGCCACCTGAGGGCAACACCTACGAGGCGCTGGTTGGGGTAGACGAGACTGATGCCCCCCTGTCCTACGCGTGTTTCGGTCGAATCCCGATGACCGATGCCACCTACGACCTGTACTGGATGGTCACCAAGCGCCAGCGGCGTGGAGAAGGTCTTGGTGCAAAGCTGCTGGCGGCACTCGAGGCTATGCTGGGGGCCCGGGGGGCGCGAACGGTTCGCATCGAGACCTCGAGCCTGGAGGGCGCAGGCGGTGCGCGCCGCTTCTACGAGCGCAACGGCTACCGTGTCGTGGGCGTCATCCCGGACTTCTATCGGCCCGGTGATGACCTGGTCACGTTGACGAAACGACTGGAGCGCTGA
- the lipB gene encoding lipoyl(octanoyl) transferase LipB — MPSSRRADSSNTSAPAPSRAGRWCWLGRRPYDPVAALQERLREEVFTGGPETLVLVEHDPVITLGRSAAPENVLVEPERLEAMGVALRHTRRGGDVTYHGPGQLVGYPVFRLDKGVVAHVTSMAEAILALLEGLGVKAEFRRSEPGIWVGNDKVCAFGVHVRRRVAIHGFALNVATALDAYALIVPCGLKDKGVTSLAALTGRTFPLTTLLSRLVVAFETAYGMSLHEVSADVVAGS; from the coding sequence TTGCCGAGCTCTCGGAGGGCTGACAGCTCGAACACAAGCGCTCCGGCTCCCTCACGAGCCGGGCGCTGGTGCTGGCTGGGGCGGCGCCCCTACGATCCTGTTGCGGCTCTGCAGGAGCGGCTGCGCGAAGAGGTCTTCACGGGTGGTCCCGAGACCTTGGTCCTCGTCGAACACGATCCGGTGATCACCCTCGGGCGCTCCGCCGCTCCTGAGAACGTGCTGGTGGAGCCTGAGCGCCTCGAAGCCATGGGTGTGGCTCTTCGCCACACGCGTCGGGGCGGCGACGTCACCTACCACGGTCCCGGGCAGCTCGTTGGCTATCCGGTCTTCCGTCTGGACAAGGGGGTTGTCGCTCACGTCACGTCCATGGCCGAAGCCATCCTGGCTCTGCTCGAAGGTCTGGGGGTCAAGGCCGAATTTCGGCGCAGCGAGCCCGGGATTTGGGTGGGCAACGACAAGGTGTGTGCCTTTGGGGTGCACGTGCGCAGACGGGTGGCAATCCACGGCTTCGCGCTCAACGTCGCAACTGCCCTCGACGCCTACGCGCTCATCGTTCCTTGCGGGCTTAAGGACAAGGGCGTGACATCGCTCGCGGCGCTGACCGGCCGCACGTTCCCACTGACCACACTACTTTCACGGTTGGTGGTCGCCTTCGAGACCGCGTACGGAATGTCCCTTCACGAAGTCTCGGCCGATGTGGTTGCAGGCTCGTGA
- a CDS encoding restriction endonuclease, with product MTFLEAALHILGREGKPLHFKELTEKAVNKKLLTFVGRTPEVTMQTQLTAAVKKAPGNPFVRVKPGVFGLLRYPEIGELEPVAEVVAPEEAPLVAETSSEAEAPEARRRRTRRGRRGRDRDESAESEAPGRQGPGDDSPAVATVEELEERGAEMGSSRPEPLPLPAPPRAFVSKGVEADAPGSDEAGHEDDDGELAEGDELAAGEAGGAEGDGPGRRRRRRRRRRRGGAVDANGLAVEPGSFTDDFASLPTDGAGDGDFGVGVPEGAPVVEAVSEGPRDVPTVSDDGPGRRIMAPLDAAIEVLRGQAPGRGVHVRQIADTAVRRRLVHGEAHEAWRVMRAALAAESKERLRAGLRPRIRAAGSGLFALARRPADMDLEKAESVYGEAVRALRERTLASLEQRLGELASGAFEALARVLLQREGFGPATFVKRVEGTVYLEALRGRGWKPSKCLVALRWGSSPAGRRAVGELRAGVRARNADEGVLLLAGRLSEEAIREWKQPGPPIEVVDGPAMSEACARHGVGVINAQVNVDFVDADFFAELSEG from the coding sequence ATGACGTTTCTAGAAGCCGCTCTGCACATCCTCGGCAGAGAGGGAAAGCCCCTCCATTTCAAAGAGCTAACGGAGAAGGCCGTCAACAAGAAGCTGCTCACCTTCGTGGGGCGTACGCCCGAAGTGACGATGCAGACGCAATTGACCGCAGCCGTGAAGAAGGCCCCAGGTAACCCCTTCGTGCGGGTGAAGCCGGGCGTGTTCGGGCTGCTGCGCTACCCAGAGATCGGGGAACTCGAGCCGGTGGCCGAGGTCGTGGCGCCCGAAGAGGCCCCGCTCGTCGCAGAAACCTCCAGCGAGGCGGAGGCCCCTGAGGCCCGACGCCGGAGAACCCGCCGGGGACGGCGGGGTCGCGATCGCGACGAGAGTGCCGAATCCGAGGCTCCGGGCCGTCAGGGGCCAGGAGACGACAGTCCCGCCGTGGCGACTGTCGAGGAGCTTGAGGAGCGAGGGGCTGAGATGGGCTCGAGCCGCCCTGAACCCTTGCCGCTGCCCGCTCCTCCGAGAGCGTTTGTCTCGAAGGGCGTCGAGGCCGACGCGCCTGGCTCCGACGAGGCCGGGCATGAGGACGACGACGGTGAACTCGCCGAGGGTGACGAACTCGCCGCCGGCGAAGCCGGAGGAGCTGAGGGCGATGGCCCAGGCCGCCGCCGCCGCCGCAGGCGTCGTCGCCGAAGGGGAGGGGCTGTGGATGCCAACGGGCTCGCGGTGGAGCCAGGCAGCTTCACGGACGATTTTGCTTCCTTGCCCACGGATGGTGCGGGCGACGGCGACTTCGGCGTGGGAGTTCCCGAGGGCGCGCCCGTCGTGGAGGCGGTGTCTGAAGGGCCGCGAGACGTCCCCACGGTCTCCGATGACGGTCCTGGTCGTCGCATCATGGCGCCGCTCGACGCCGCCATCGAGGTGCTGCGCGGCCAAGCGCCCGGGCGGGGCGTGCACGTCCGTCAGATCGCAGACACGGCCGTGCGGCGTCGCCTGGTTCACGGTGAGGCCCACGAGGCGTGGCGGGTCATGCGTGCAGCGCTGGCTGCCGAATCCAAGGAGCGTTTGCGTGCCGGCCTGCGCCCGCGCATCCGTGCGGCAGGCAGCGGTCTTTTCGCTCTCGCGCGTCGGCCCGCCGACATGGATCTCGAAAAGGCCGAGTCGGTGTACGGAGAGGCGGTCCGCGCCTTGCGGGAACGCACGCTCGCGTCGCTCGAGCAGCGGCTGGGCGAGCTTGCCAGCGGCGCCTTCGAGGCCCTGGCCCGGGTGCTCTTGCAGCGTGAAGGCTTTGGTCCCGCCACCTTCGTCAAGCGCGTCGAGGGCACCGTTTATCTCGAAGCTTTGCGAGGGCGTGGTTGGAAGCCATCGAAGTGCCTCGTGGCGCTGCGATGGGGCTCTTCGCCCGCAGGGCGTCGGGCGGTGGGTGAGCTGCGCGCAGGCGTGCGGGCGCGCAACGCCGACGAAGGCGTGCTGTTGCTGGCTGGCCGGTTGTCGGAAGAAGCCATCCGCGAGTGGAAGCAGCCCGGCCCCCCCATCGAGGTGGTCGACGGCCCGGCCATGTCCGAGGCCTGTGCGCGCCACGGTGTGGGCGTCATCAACGCGCAGGTGAACGTCGATTTCGTCGACGCCGACTTCTTTGCCGAGCTCTCGGAGGGCTGA